A single region of the Stigmatopora argus isolate UIUO_Sarg chromosome 6, RoL_Sarg_1.0, whole genome shotgun sequence genome encodes:
- the pdzrn3b gene encoding E3 ubiquitin-protein ligase PDZRN3-B isoform X2, with protein sequence MGCRLCTLRKPEEHYKLLYEVRQVNGKDLSKATHDQAVEAFQTAKDPIMVHVLRRAPLPKLLSPASETKLSDISTQTEITLQHIIPFAKLPSSSPSVTVLKDFLLPEAHPPGHEYFDPNDFLDGINQDIEREELEYEEVDLYRANIQDKLGLTICYRTDDEDEAGIYISEIDPNSIAAKDGRIREGDKIVQINGIEIQNREDAVVLLTSEGNQNISLLVARPHIQLDESWMEDDRNDFLDELHMDMLEQQHHQAMEFTASMLQQKKHEEDGGTTDTATLLSNHHEKDSGVGRTDESTRNDESSEQENIADDHTTASNTLSSCRKLTYSQDTLGSADLPFSGESFISADYTDTDFLGIPADECERFRELLELKCQMRNVGIQGLYAKSGGAEGQDQEVVDKELELLNEELRSIELECFNIVRAHKMQQLREQCRESWMLHNSGFRNYNTSIDARRHGLSDITEMPEKSDKDSSSAYNTGESCRSTPLTLELSPDNSLRRGAEDQAGPSSSNGKVLKPLLSPLIEACDPSKSTAPSKDPDFVGSKERKMGETSKPGRSFAQQRSPYKHAHIPAHAQHYQSYMQLIQQKSAVEYAQSQMSLVSLCRDTMASGDLGQKMEWKVKIRSDGTRYITKRPIRDKLLRERAMRIHEERSGMTTDDDAISELKMGRYWSKEERKQHAVRSKEQRQRREFMKQSRAECLKEQVNPEEKKEPNIFELSNKKMMKKRNKKIFDNWMTIQELLTHGTKSPDGTKVYTSLLSVTTV encoded by the exons ATGGGATGCAGACTCTGTACCCTGCGGAAGCCCGAAGAACATTATAAACTTCTCTACGAAGTCCGGCAG GTCAATGGCAAAGACCTGTCAAAAGCAACCCATGACCAAGCAGTGGAGGCATTCCAAACTGCCAAGGATCCCATTATGGTGCATGTTTTGCGTCGAGCTCCTCTGCCCAAACTGCTCTCTCCCGCCTCTGAAACTAAACTGTCGGACATCAGCACCCAAACTGAAATCACCCTCCAACACATTATACCCTTTGCCAAGTTGCCATCATCCTCCCCCTCGGTGACAGTGCTCAAGGATTTCCTGCTTCCAGAGGC ACATCCTCCAGGGCACGAGTATTTTGACCCCAATGATTTTCTGGATGGTATTAATCAGGACATAGAACGTGAAGAGTTAGAATATGAG GAAGTAGATTTGTACCGAGCCAACATCCAAGACAAGCTTGGCCTGACAATCTGTTACAGAACTGACGATGAGGATGAAGCTGGGATCTACATCAGTGAG ATTGATCCAAACAGCATAGCAGCTAAAGATGGCAGGATTAGAGAAGGTGACAAAATCGTCCAG ATCAATGGCATCGAGATCCAAAACCGTGAAGATGCAGTTGTGCTCCTGACTAGCGAAGGAAACCAAAATATCTCTCTATTGGTTGCGAGACCACATATCCAG CTGGATGAGAGCTGGATGGAGGACGATAGGAATGACTTCCTTGATGAACTCCACATGGACATGTTGGAGCAACAGCACCATCAAGCCATGGAGTTCACTGCCAGCATGTTACAGCAG AAGAAGCACGAGGAAGATGGAGGCACCACCGACACCGCCACACTTCTCTCCAACCACCACGAAAAGGACAGTGGAGTTGGTCGTACTGACGAGAGTACAAGGAACGATGAGAGTTCAGAACAGGAGAACATCGCTGATGACCACACAACAGCATCCAACACACTGAGCAGCTGCAGAAAACTGACTTACAGCCAGGACACACTTGGAAGTGCCGACCTGCCTTTCAGCGGAGAGTCATTTATCTCCGCAGACTACACCGACACCGACTTTCTCGGCATCCCCGCGGATGAATGTGAGCGCTTTAGAGAACTCCTGGAACTCAAGTGCCAAATGAGGAATGTAGGAATTCAGGGATTGTATGCTAAAAGCGGTGGGGCCGAAGGCCAAGACCAGGAGGTTGTGGACAAAGAGCTGGAGCTGCTCAACGAGGAACTGCGTAGCATCGAGCTCGAGTGCTTTAACATTGTCCGTGCCCACAAGATGCAGCAACTTCGGGAACAATGTCGTGAATCCTGGATGCTCCACAATAGTGGCTTCCGCAACTACAATACAAGCATCGATGCGCGTCGCCACGGGCTCTCAGACATTACAGAGATGCCGGAGAAATCCGACAAAGACAGCTCCAGCGCTTACAACACTGGCGAGAGCTGCCGAAGTACTCCTCTTACGCTGGAGCTGTCTCCAGACAACTCTTTGCGGCGCGGGGCGGAGGATCAAGCTGGGCCGTCAAGCTCCAACGGCAAGGTGCTCAAACCTCTGCTGTCCCCACTCATTGAGGCTTGCGACCCTAGCAAGAGCACGGCTCCTTCAAAGGATCCAGATTTTGTGGGAAGCAAAGAGAGGAAAATGGGAGAGACCAGCAAACCCGGAAGGAGCTTTGCTCAGCAACGCTCGCCTTACAAGCATGCGCACATCCCCGCCCACGCCCAGCACTACCAGAGCTACATGCAGCTGATCCAGCAGAAATCGGCTGTAGAGTACGCCCAAAGTCAGATGAGCCTGGTCAGCTTGTGTCGAGACACAATGGCTTCCGGTGACCTTGGCCAGAAGATGGAGTGGAAGGTGAAGATCCGCAGTGATGGTACCCGCTATATTACTAAGCGGCCCATTCGGGACAAGCTCCTGAGGGAGCGTGCCATGCGCATACACGAGGAGCGCAGCGGTATGACCACGGACGACGACGCCATCAGCGAGCTGAAGATGGGCCGCTACTGGAGCAAGGAAGAAAGGAAGCAGCACGCCGTCCGATCCAAAGAGCAGAGACAACGTCGCGAGTTCATGAAGCAAAGCCGAGCCGAATGTCTGAAGGAGCAGGTCAAcccagaggaaaaaaaggagcccAACATTTTTGAACTCAGCAATAAAAAGATGATGAAAAAGagaaataagaaaatatttgacAACTGGATGACCATCCAGGAACTGCTCACCCATGGTACCAAATCCCCAGATGGCACTAAAGTTTACACCTCACTCTTGTCTGTGACCACCGTTTAG
- the ppp4r2b gene encoding serine/threonine-protein phosphatase 4 regulatory subunit 2-B has product MEIESLQEALRDFEKKPKREPCPILEQFLCHVAKTGETMVQWSQFKDYFLFKLEMVMDDFRASAPEQRGPANPNVESIPFEDMKERILKIVEGYNGIPFTIQRLCELLTEPKRNYTGTEKFLRGVEKNVMVVSCVHPTSEKNGCSAVNRMNGVMLSGNTSSFTERKVNGPGTPRPLNRPKLSLANSLAANGLPDSTENKDLKTDQESVKDVSGSEVSASGESLGSSVKNKHSDTEEDVESEREVKRLKFGEEEDEEEDEEEEEEDEEEEEEPEGEMPQPVYGTCLSKEAEAMVQEEEKVHLKEDASCSAIAVEDQEPTSSTQAETRSDEELAERDGMCRSQNDTSDVDQAKQVPPAGVARSPETNADSEEFPSDPVSSSSSSSSSNSSSCSIDEGVEVAPEEDSPTPSSSTNEPSSDGGMENASADIGTADKPLEQD; this is encoded by the exons ATGGAAATTGAGTCACTTCAAGAGGCACTCAGAG ACTTTGAGAAGAAACCAAAAAGGGAGCCATGTCCTATATTGGAGCAGTTTTTGTGTCATGTTGCCAAGACTGGAGAAACCAT GGTTCAATGGTCTCAGTTTAAGGActactttctttttaaattggaGATGGTCATGGATGATTTCAGAGCCTCAGCTCCTGAGCAAAGAGGCCCTGCCAATCCCAATGTGGAGTCAATTCCATTTGAAGATATgaaagagagaatcttgaagaTTGTTGAAGGATACAATGG AATTCCCTTCACTATACAACGCCTTTGTGAATTACTCACAGAACCTAAGAGGAATTACACAGGAACAGAGAAATTTCTTCGAGGTGTGGAGAAG AATGTAATGGTGGTAAGCTGTGTTCATCCAACATCGGA GAAAAATGGATGCAGTGCTGTCAACAGAATGAATGGAGTAATGCTTTCTGGAAACACATCTTCATTCACAGAGAG aaaagtgaACGGTCCAGGAACTCCACGGCCACTCAACCGACCAAAGTTATCTCTTGCAAATTCCCTTGCGGCCAATGGCCTGCCTGACAGCACAGAAAACAAAGACCTCAAAACAGACCAAGAAAGTGTTAAAGATGTATCAGGAAG tgaGGTTTCAGCCTCTGGAGAGAGCTTGGGGAGCTcagttaaaaacaaacactcaGACACAGAGGAGGACGTGGAATCTGAGCGGGAAGTGAAAAGACTTAAGTTTGGtgaggaagaagatgaagaggaggatgaggaggaggaagaggaagatgaggaggaagaagaagagccAGAAGGGGAGATGCCACAGCCTGTATATGGCACTTGCCTCTCAAAAGAAGCAGAAGCCATggtacaagaagaagaaaaagttcatttaaagGAAGATGCCTCTTGCAGTGCCATAGCTGTTGAGGACCAAG AGCCAACAAGCAGCACTCAGGCAGAAACGCGTTCGGACGAAGAGCTGGCCGAACGGGACGGGATGTGCAGATCGCAGAATGACACCAGCGATGTGGATCAGGCCAAGCAGGTGCCACCTGCTGGTGTCGCTAGAAGCCCAGAGACCAATGCAGACAGTGAGGAGTTTCCCAGTGATCCAgttagtagtagcagcagcagcagtagcagcaATAGTAGCAGTTGTAGCATAGACGAGGGTGTTGAAGTGGCCCCGGAAGAAGACTCACCCACACCGTCCAGTAGTACGAATGAGCCATCTTCGGACGGTGGGATGGAAAATGCCAGTGCGGATATCGGAACAGCTGACAAACCTTTGGAGCAGGACTAG